In Candidatus Nitrosarchaeum limnium SFB1, the following proteins share a genomic window:
- a CDS encoding hypothetical protein (hypothetical protein Nmar_1306), with protein MQQLISGRKIEDDSRKDAILEMISDKYCRAILENSMEKPKSAMEISAETKIPISTVYRRLQTLHDNKLLGISGSISEDGKKYFLYKSRIKAIATSFNGGIIEVEVVPNIS; from the coding sequence ATGCAACAATTAATTTCAGGAAGAAAAATTGAAGATGATTCAAGAAAAGATGCTATTCTTGAAATGATCTCTGATAAATATTGTCGAGCAATTTTGGAAAACTCGATGGAAAAACCAAAATCCGCAATGGAGATTAGTGCTGAAACTAAAATTCCAATAAGTACTGTTTACAGAAGACTGCAAACATTACACGATAATAAATTACTTGGAATTTCAGGCTCGATTAGCGAAGACGGTAAAAAATACTTTTTATACAAAAGTCGAATCAAAGCCATTGCCACATCATTTAACGGAGGCATCATAGAGGTCGAAGTTGTTCCAAACATTTCATAA
- a CDS encoding CBS domain-containing protein, whose protein sequence is MEIKYSTPVITIKPESSIFDALLEMQTKFVKHIVVAVKDIPVGIVTERDINRFLGEDKTAHAINEIPIKHVMQKNVISITDGMEDHFVQCAARMETFKIGSVVLVNDNGEIIGIVSRTDLTKSYASVFGGRYSVKQFMNKKIVTCRKNDSLKFVSSLMNKNQVSRVIVTDENGNPIGLISTNTLLIHSDYFTNGKTRSRDYLLPVNKEKMIVGDLLTDELVTVNEEDDLAMAASKMIKNQIGGIPVINSNHNLVGIVSKTDVVRAFSIVGQHEEIKSKYKELY, encoded by the coding sequence ATGGAAATAAAATATTCAACGCCTGTTATTACCATTAAACCAGAGTCATCAATCTTTGATGCATTATTAGAAATGCAAACAAAATTTGTCAAACACATAGTAGTTGCTGTTAAAGATATCCCAGTTGGAATAGTCACTGAAAGAGATATCAATAGATTTCTTGGAGAAGATAAAACTGCACACGCGATAAATGAAATTCCAATTAAACATGTAATGCAAAAAAATGTAATTAGTATAACTGACGGTATGGAAGATCATTTTGTCCAGTGTGCAGCTAGAATGGAAACTTTCAAAATTGGTTCAGTTGTTCTTGTAAATGATAATGGAGAAATAATTGGAATTGTTTCAAGAACTGATTTGACAAAATCTTATGCTAGTGTATTTGGTGGAAGATACTCAGTAAAACAATTTATGAATAAAAAAATTGTAACTTGTAGAAAAAATGATTCTTTAAAATTTGTGTCAAGTTTAATGAATAAGAATCAAGTTTCAAGAGTAATTGTAACAGATGAAAATGGAAATCCTATTGGATTAATTAGTACAAATACATTATTGATACATAGTGATTATTTTACAAATGGTAAAACACGATCTAGAGATTACTTACTTCCAGTAAATAAAGAAAAAATGATAGTAGGAGATTTACTAACTGATGAACTTGTTACTGTTAATGAAGAAGATGATCTTGCAATGGCAGCAAGTAAAATGATAAAAAATCAGATAGGCGGAATTCCAGTTATAAATTCAAATCATAATTTAGTAGGCATTGTGAGTAAAACTGATGTAGTAAGAGCTTTTTCTATTGTAGGTCAACATGAAGAAATAAAGTCAAAGTACAAAGAATTGTACTGA
- a CDS encoding amino acid permease-associated region, producing the protein MSELKRGMGLFHLTMYGVGLILGAGIYVLIGEAAGFAGDAVWIAFVLGSIVALFAGLSYAELSAIFPKAAAEYTFVKNAFKNNFFAFIIGWLTVITSMITAATVALGFGGYFSEFLNIPIVISAILLIGILTIVNFVGIKESSWTNTVFTIIEAAGLILIIVIGFTISDPDPVNYFESPTGFTGIIIAFVLIFFAFIGFEDMANVAEEVRNPKKIIPRAIILSVIISGIIYVLVSLAVVRAVNWEDLSLSAAPLAEVAKRGLGTQGHTIFSGIALFAITNTVLITLVAGARMIYGMARDRSFPNILAKVHSKTKTPWVAIITIMLVAIGFSFIGDIVIVANITVFTVVITFGAINLSVIILRYTEPNIERKFRIPVNIGKFPVLPLFGLVISAYMAFQFEMEVMLVGFGIIVIGIMFYVIFNRKSSRDKHSDMI; encoded by the coding sequence ATGTCTGAACTAAAGCGTGGGATGGGTCTATTTCATCTAACTATGTATGGGGTTGGGTTGATTCTCGGGGCAGGAATTTATGTTTTGATTGGAGAGGCAGCAGGTTTTGCAGGAGATGCAGTATGGATTGCATTTGTTTTAGGATCTATTGTTGCATTATTTGCTGGACTTAGTTATGCAGAACTATCTGCAATTTTTCCAAAAGCTGCTGCAGAATATACATTTGTGAAAAATGCGTTTAAAAATAATTTTTTTGCATTTATTATTGGATGGCTAACAGTAATTACATCAATGATTACGGCAGCAACTGTTGCCTTAGGATTTGGAGGATATTTTTCAGAATTTTTGAATATTCCAATAGTAATATCTGCAATTTTATTAATAGGAATACTCACAATAGTAAATTTTGTAGGGATTAAAGAATCATCATGGACAAATACAGTTTTTACAATAATTGAAGCTGCTGGATTAATTCTGATTATCGTAATTGGTTTTACAATTAGTGATCCAGATCCAGTTAATTATTTTGAAAGTCCAACAGGATTTACAGGGATTATTATTGCATTTGTATTGATTTTTTTTGCATTTATTGGATTTGAGGATATGGCAAATGTTGCAGAAGAAGTTAGAAACCCAAAAAAAATAATCCCAAGAGCAATAATTTTATCAGTCATAATTTCAGGAATAATTTATGTTTTAGTTTCATTAGCAGTAGTAAGAGCAGTTAATTGGGAAGATCTTTCATTATCAGCAGCACCATTAGCTGAGGTGGCAAAAAGAGGATTAGGCACACAAGGTCATACAATATTTTCTGGGATTGCACTTTTTGCCATAACAAATACTGTGTTGATTACACTTGTGGCGGGTGCAAGAATGATTTATGGAATGGCACGTGATAGATCATTTCCAAATATTTTAGCAAAAGTACATTCTAAAACTAAAACACCATGGGTGGCAATTATCACAATCATGTTAGTAGCTATTGGTTTTTCTTTTATTGGTGATATTGTTATAGTAGCAAACATAACAGTTTTTACAGTTGTAATCACTTTTGGTGCAATAAATTTGTCTGTTATCATACTTAGATATACTGAACCTAATATTGAACGAAAATTTAGAATTCCTGTAAATATTGGTAAGTTTCCAGTCTTACCATTGTTTGGATTAGTAATTTCGGCATATATGGCATTTCAGTTTGAAATGGAAGTTATGCTAGTAGGATTTGGAATCATTGTGATAGGTATAATGTTTTATGTAATTTTTAATAGAAAATCATCTAGGGATAAACATTCAGACATGATATGA
- a CDS encoding CaCA family Na(+)/Ca(+) antiporter, producing MNDLLFDIILLVVFLVILVKSAIFAINSIEKVTKRSGIGQLAAGFVIVSVSTSVPEISVALFSTHTHNVGITLGDIFGSNVTNIGLVAALFLFLSPIKKIQVKTTKSLFPLLITASLIPLILLLVQQGSKFIGIALLGIFAFFVYYMLKSSKMQNHEQREQGSVYKPLLLFFVGIGGVTLSAKMIVDSASSIAEFTGIRQSVIGATIIALGTSLPELTVDIVAIKRRLLDLAIGDIIGSCITNITLVLGLVLILSPVEINFGILSTLISFAICLPVVLFVLIRNGHIQKWQSMVLFGIYLIFLIMIYEIQTNIGGIT from the coding sequence ATGAATGATTTACTATTTGACATAATTTTGTTAGTAGTTTTTTTGGTTATTTTAGTTAAAAGTGCAATATTTGCTATAAACTCAATTGAAAAGGTAACAAAAAGATCTGGTATTGGTCAGCTTGCAGCTGGATTTGTTATAGTTTCGGTATCTACATCAGTACCAGAAATAAGTGTGGCTTTATTTTCAACACATACCCATAATGTAGGAATTACATTAGGAGATATTTTTGGTTCAAATGTTACAAATATTGGACTTGTTGCAGCATTGTTTCTGTTTTTATCTCCAATCAAAAAAATACAAGTGAAAACAACAAAAAGCCTTTTCCCATTATTGATAACTGCATCCTTAATTCCACTAATTTTGTTACTAGTTCAACAAGGCAGTAAATTTATTGGAATAGCTTTACTTGGTATTTTTGCTTTTTTTGTTTATTACATGTTAAAATCAAGCAAAATGCAAAACCATGAACAGAGAGAGCAGGGCTCTGTATACAAACCTCTTTTGCTTTTTTTTGTTGGTATTGGTGGAGTGACATTAAGTGCAAAAATGATTGTAGATAGTGCTTCCTCAATAGCTGAATTTACTGGAATTAGACAATCTGTAATAGGTGCTACGATTATTGCCCTTGGAACATCTTTACCTGAATTAACTGTGGATATTGTAGCAATTAAAAGAAGATTACTTGATTTAGCAATAGGTGACATAATTGGTTCTTGTATAACTAACATAACTCTGGTTCTTGGATTGGTTCTTATTTTATCCCCAGTTGAAATTAATTTTGGTATATTATCTACGTTGATCTCCTTTGCAATATGTTTGCCAGTTGTTCTGTTTGTTCTAATAAGAAATGGTCATATTCAGAAATGGCAAAGCATGGTGTTATTTGGAATTTATTTGATTTTTCTAATTATGATTTATGAAATTCAAACAAATATTGGTGGTATAACATAA
- a CDS encoding Universal stress protein UspA and related nucleotide-binding protein: MYNTILVPHAGTSAGDKALKHAIHAAKSSLAEIILLHVVEEIPRPPMFALSTSESMKLAKSFRNANEDLKKGMISEMGKRVKICNENNIKASIIVTIGSAADEILKIIKKQKVDLVVMAKRRKLKGLKSLLTLGSVSRKIVENTACPVLLIDIE, translated from the coding sequence ATGTATAATACAATTCTTGTTCCTCATGCAGGAACATCTGCAGGTGATAAAGCACTAAAACATGCAATTCATGCAGCGAAATCCTCGTTAGCTGAAATCATATTGTTACATGTTGTTGAAGAAATACCACGTCCACCAATGTTTGCATTATCCACATCCGAATCAATGAAATTAGCAAAAAGTTTTCGTAATGCCAATGAAGATCTCAAAAAAGGAATGATATCTGAGATGGGAAAAAGAGTAAAAATATGTAATGAAAACAATATCAAAGCAAGCATTATTGTTACTATAGGCTCAGCGGCAGATGAAATTCTCAAAATTATAAAGAAACAAAAAGTTGATCTTGTAGTTATGGCAAAACGAAGAAAATTGAAGGGATTAAAAAGCCTCTTAACTCTTGGTAGTGTTTCAAGAAAGATTGTCGAAAATACTGCTTGTCCTGTTTTACTTATAGATATAGAATAA
- a CDS encoding hypothetical protein (hypothetical protein Nmar_1770), protein MMIIDRTFLKHRFIFSALNFQNSVILLLLIPGFFGYAFAHTIDSVGEYRLEIGWMNEPVVSKETNGIELFVSKLEPDLELKYQKFKDGVSGLEKSLKMELLYKEEKIILHLSPDHNIPGKYYAFVTPTVSGFYQANILGNIDVTPISLSMHPPKVDDRSYIEFPKPSDLTLTQLIDGHTALVGEINDLKNSVSKLEQSNQQMNINYISIGMSILGISIASVALFKIKRR, encoded by the coding sequence ATGATGATAATTGATAGAACCTTTTTAAAACATAGATTCATTTTTTCAGCATTGAATTTTCAAAATTCAGTAATACTGCTTTTACTGATTCCAGGATTTTTTGGTTATGCATTTGCTCATACTATTGATTCTGTTGGTGAATATAGGTTAGAGATTGGTTGGATGAATGAACCTGTTGTATCTAAAGAAACCAATGGAATTGAATTATTTGTTAGTAAACTTGAGCCTGATTTGGAACTAAAATATCAAAAATTCAAAGATGGTGTTTCAGGACTCGAAAAATCGTTAAAAATGGAATTGTTGTATAAAGAAGAAAAAATCATACTCCATTTGTCACCAGATCATAATATTCCCGGAAAATATTATGCATTTGTTACTCCTACAGTATCTGGATTTTATCAAGCAAATATTTTAGGAAATATTGATGTAACCCCAATTAGTTTGTCTATGCATCCACCAAAAGTAGATGATCGTTCTTACATTGAATTTCCAAAACCGTCTGATCTGACGTTAACTCAATTAATTGATGGGCATACTGCTTTGGTTGGTGAAATAAATGATTTAAAAAATTCTGTTTCTAAATTAGAACAATCAAATCAACAAATGAATATTAATTACATTTCTATTGGTATGAGTATATTGGGAATAAGTATTGCATCTGTTGCTCTTTTTAAAATTAAAAGAAGATGA
- a CDS encoding ribose-phosphate pyrophosphokinase — MGYARQDREFLPGEVITMKVIANLFKSIGTSKIIVVDIHSLLGLKYFKIKTKNVSAIPDLAKYISKLKLKNPLVVSPDKGGKDRAKEFARILNMEYIFLDKERNRKTGKVKIKSTNFDQIAGRDLILVDDMISTGGSIIKATEFLKKQKCNRVFVACTHALLRNDAENKIKKAGVTKIISTNTIPGNTSLVDISGTIVKAII, encoded by the coding sequence ATGGGTTACGCCCGTCAAGATAGAGAGTTTTTACCGGGAGAAGTAATAACAATGAAAGTAATTGCAAATTTATTCAAAAGTATAGGAACATCAAAGATTATTGTTGTTGATATTCATAGTTTATTGGGTTTAAAGTATTTTAAAATTAAAACAAAAAATGTTTCTGCAATTCCAGATCTTGCAAAATATATTTCAAAATTAAAATTAAAAAATCCCTTGGTTGTGTCTCCAGATAAGGGTGGAAAAGACAGAGCAAAAGAATTTGCAAGAATTTTGAACATGGAATACATATTTCTTGATAAAGAACGAAATCGCAAAACTGGAAAAGTAAAAATAAAATCTACAAACTTTGATCAAATTGCAGGCAGAGATTTAATTTTAGTGGATGATATGATTAGTACTGGTGGAAGTATTATCAAAGCTACAGAGTTTCTTAAAAAACAAAAATGTAATCGTGTATTTGTTGCTTGTACACACGCTTTACTTAGAAATGATGCAGAAAATAAAATTAAAAAAGCTGGAGTTACAAAAATTATCAGTACAAATACAATTCCCGGAAATACATCTTTAGTGGACATTTCAGGTACGATTGTAAAGGCAATAATATAA
- a CDS encoding putative RNA methylase, with the protein MPESFFVLSKDNLELAIDEVTAIAKMYDRFAKVRILLNLVIIQSKINWEEITKRATFVKVSGQILRKMSGLFLDEENFEVLKNAKTFVCRIINLSSNQFNISELERSMGDMITKFSKAQVSLKNPDITIYLIFTNEENFFGFSKRFEKQNRPIKIKKHPHELDWKLTRSMINLIGLKEGEVVCDPFCGTGTTLLEAESMGIHAIGLDFDEKMFKISKENLDANGYNSKIIRGDFSQLTKMIDEFDGIVTDLPYGTASKSSENPEELMKKFVATLPKRKKLAIMCKKGFEEKLKINPIKKYEIYRHKSLTRTILIK; encoded by the coding sequence ATGCCAGAAAGTTTCTTTGTTTTATCTAAAGATAATCTAGAATTAGCAATTGATGAAGTTACTGCAATCGCAAAAATGTATGATCGATTTGCTAAAGTTAGAATTTTATTAAATTTGGTAATAATTCAATCCAAAATTAATTGGGAAGAGATAACAAAACGTGCAACATTTGTCAAAGTATCAGGTCAAATTCTTCGTAAAATGTCAGGATTATTTTTAGATGAAGAAAATTTTGAAGTTTTAAAAAATGCTAAAACTTTTGTTTGCAGAATTATTAATTTATCATCAAATCAATTTAACATATCTGAATTAGAAAGATCGATGGGTGATATGATAACAAAATTTTCTAAAGCTCAAGTATCCCTAAAAAATCCAGATATTACAATTTATCTAATTTTTACAAATGAAGAAAATTTTTTTGGTTTTTCAAAAAGATTTGAAAAACAAAACAGACCTATTAAGATTAAAAAACACCCCCATGAATTAGATTGGAAACTTACAAGATCTATGATAAACTTAATTGGATTAAAAGAGGGAGAAGTTGTCTGTGATCCATTTTGTGGAACAGGAACTACATTACTAGAAGCTGAATCAATGGGAATTCATGCGATTGGATTAGATTTTGACGAAAAAATGTTCAAAATTTCAAAAGAGAATCTTGATGCAAATGGATATAATTCAAAAATAATCAGGGGGGATTTTAGTCAGTTAACAAAGATGATAGACGAATTTGATGGAATTGTCACAGATTTGCCATATGGAACTGCATCTAAATCATCAGAGAACCCTGAAGAATTAATGAAAAAATTTGTAGCCACTTTACCTAAGCGTAAAAAATTAGCCATAATGTGTAAAAAAGGGTTTGAAGAAAAATTAAAGATTAATCCAATAAAAAAATATGAAATCTATAGGCATAAAAGCTTGACAAGAACAATTTTGATAAAATGA
- a CDS encoding ribonuclease Z: MKLVFLGTSAAQPTENRGLTCICLERDGEILMFDAGEATQISYLKSGLGWNKKMKIFVTHLHGDHCVGLLGLLQTMTMQNRTEPLEIYGPKGIEEFIAANIKVLNFGLSFPVMITIVNEGKIFDSKIYSVYACKANHSVITYSYLFEEKDKPGRFNLEKAKALEIPEGKLWNQLQNGIEVKIGEKIINPKQVLGEKRPGKKIGISGDTMPTKELEKFFEGCDYLVFDSTFLEESKERAEETYHSTAKQAAILGKNAKVKNLILTHFSARYKDETGHLEEAKQIHHSVITAKDFLEIEIK; encoded by the coding sequence ATGAAATTAGTATTTTTGGGGACTTCAGCTGCTCAACCAACAGAAAATAGAGGATTAACATGTATTTGTCTGGAAAGAGATGGTGAAATTCTTATGTTTGATGCAGGAGAAGCTACTCAAATTTCATATTTAAAATCAGGTTTAGGTTGGAATAAAAAAATGAAAATTTTTGTGACACATCTTCATGGTGATCATTGTGTAGGACTTCTAGGACTACTTCAAACAATGACTATGCAAAATAGAACTGAGCCTTTGGAAATCTATGGTCCTAAAGGTATTGAAGAGTTTATTGCTGCAAACATCAAGGTATTAAATTTTGGATTATCATTTCCTGTAATGATCACCATAGTTAATGAAGGAAAAATATTTGATTCTAAAATTTATTCTGTATATGCTTGTAAAGCTAATCATTCTGTAATTACTTATTCTTATCTTTTTGAAGAAAAAGATAAGCCAGGTAGATTTAATTTAGAAAAAGCCAAAGCTTTAGAAATTCCTGAAGGTAAATTATGGAATCAATTACAAAATGGAATTGAAGTAAAAATTGGAGAAAAAATAATTAATCCTAAACAAGTGTTAGGTGAAAAAAGACCTGGTAAAAAAATTGGAATATCAGGTGATACAATGCCAACAAAGGAACTTGAAAAATTTTTTGAAGGTTGTGATTATCTTGTGTTTGATTCTACATTTTTAGAAGAATCTAAAGAGAGGGCAGAAGAAACTTATCATTCAACAGCTAAACAAGCAGCTATACTTGGTAAAAATGCAAAAGTAAAAAATCTAATATTAACACATTTCTCTGCAAGATATAAAGATGAAACTGGACATTTGGAGGAAGCAAAACAAATTCATCATTCAGTTATTACAGCAAAAGATTTTTTAGAAATTGAGATCAAGTAG
- a CDS encoding silent information regulator protein Sir2, which produces MLESIIDKIKNSKKIVFVTGAGISQESGIPTFRGKDGLWKNHDVMQLATIDAFYDHPKLVWEWYNERRKNIFSSEPNLGHKAIAELEKFVKVVVLTQNIDGLHQRAGSTEVLELHGSIVTIRCTNCDFKGQILTDFTEIPPLCKCGNILRPNVVWFGEPLPQDVWQQAIIHVSRCDLMIVVGTSLVVSPANTLPIYAKENNATIIEINPENTMMSSYMDFSIKSTSVNALPELISIFRN; this is translated from the coding sequence ATGTTAGAATCGATCATAGACAAAATAAAAAATTCTAAAAAAATTGTATTTGTTACAGGTGCAGGAATATCTCAAGAGAGTGGAATTCCTACTTTTAGAGGAAAAGATGGTTTATGGAAAAATCATGATGTGATGCAGTTGGCTACAATTGATGCATTTTATGATCATCCAAAATTAGTTTGGGAATGGTATAATGAAAGGAGAAAAAATATTTTTTCTTCTGAACCAAATTTAGGTCATAAGGCCATAGCTGAATTAGAAAAATTTGTAAAAGTAGTAGTTTTAACTCAAAATATCGATGGACTTCATCAACGTGCAGGAAGTACAGAGGTATTGGAATTGCATGGAAGTATAGTAACTATAAGATGTACTAATTGTGATTTTAAAGGTCAAATCTTAACTGATTTTACAGAGATACCCCCATTATGTAAATGTGGAAATATTTTAAGACCAAATGTTGTATGGTTTGGTGAACCTCTTCCTCAAGATGTTTGGCAACAAGCCATAATTCATGTAAGTAGATGTGATTTAATGATAGTTGTTGGAACATCATTAGTAGTATCACCGGCAAATACTTTACCAATTTATGCAAAAGAAAATAATGCTACAATCATTGAAATTAATCCAGAAAATACAATGATGTCTTCTTACATGGATTTTTCTATTAAAAGTACAAGTGTAAATGCATTACCAGAATTGATTTCAATTTTTAGAAATTAA
- a CDS encoding hypothetical protein (hypothetical protein Nmar_1779) has translation MRTPNISCKIEIISNVNPSEDLKKVETAILNIFQNAKIKSDDFSVISNSRDLHLLEKIYDVIHSNRSQNIYRRQLEKNLENDSTWFYLNKQAAFVGTVALCEEAEESPLGPIKVTLTSSNIDGIIDWLIFEN, from the coding sequence ATGAGAACTCCTAATATTAGTTGTAAAATAGAAATTATTTCCAATGTTAACCCATCTGAAGATTTAAAAAAAGTTGAAACAGCAATTTTGAATATATTTCAAAATGCAAAAATCAAGTCAGATGATTTTTCAGTAATATCTAACTCTAGAGATTTACATTTACTAGAAAAAATATATGATGTTATTCATTCTAATCGTTCACAGAATATCTATAGACGACAGCTTGAAAAAAATTTGGAAAACGACTCTACATGGTTTTATCTTAACAAACAAGCAGCCTTTGTTGGAACTGTAGCATTATGTGAAGAAGCAGAAGAATCTCCATTAGGCCCAATCAAAGTAACTTTAACCTCTTCTAATATAGATGGAATCATCGATTGGTTAATTTTTGAAAATTAG
- a CDS encoding dephospho-CoA kinase, CoaE, which produces MPGAGKSTIADGLKKKGYDIINMGNVVRTEAKNRNLDPTGPNLGKLMLELREKNGQGAVAELVVPQLTNSKSNVIIIDGIRSNAEIDVLRKYGTVKLLAIHASINTRFEFLKQRGRSDDPKTKENFEERDNREIGVGITNSIALSDETISNNNLTKDELIEYAFKIIESWIE; this is translated from the coding sequence ATGCCTGGAGCGGGAAAATCAACAATTGCTGACGGTCTGAAAAAAAAAGGTTATGACATTATTAATATGGGAAACGTAGTGAGAACTGAAGCTAAAAACAGAAACCTTGATCCAACCGGACCTAATCTAGGTAAACTAATGCTTGAATTACGAGAAAAAAATGGTCAGGGTGCAGTTGCAGAATTAGTAGTACCACAGCTTACAAATTCAAAATCTAATGTGATAATAATTGACGGAATAAGATCTAACGCTGAAATAGATGTATTACGAAAATATGGAACAGTTAAACTCCTTGCAATACATGCATCCATTAATACTAGATTTGAATTTTTAAAACAAAGAGGAAGATCTGATGATCCCAAAACAAAAGAAAATTTTGAAGAAAGAGATAATAGAGAAATAGGAGTTGGCATTACTAATTCTATTGCATTATCTGATGAAACAATTTCTAACAATAATTTAACAAAAGATGAATTAATTGAATATGCGTTTAAAATCATTGAAAGTTGGATAGAATGA
- a CDS encoding 2'-5' RNA ligase, translated as MRVFVAIEISSDKIIDSISKFQSEININAKSVEPHNLHFTLQFLGEISKDMLDNVSKALDSVKFSKFSVNLKNIGVFPTQKFPRIIWVGTDENGGKLLVELAKKVENSLTPLGFTVDKPFKPHITVFRIKNKIGDISKEMDKFKLIDFGIQQISEFKLKQSILSSKGPTYTDLMEVKAIS; from the coding sequence ATGAGAGTTTTTGTAGCAATTGAAATATCATCTGATAAAATAATTGATTCAATTTCCAAATTTCAATCTGAAATTAACATAAATGCTAAATCAGTAGAACCACATAACCTACATTTTACATTACAATTTTTAGGAGAAATTTCAAAAGATATGCTTGACAATGTAAGTAAAGCATTAGATTCTGTTAAATTTTCAAAGTTTTCTGTAAATTTAAAAAATATTGGTGTTTTTCCAACACAAAAATTTCCAAGAATAATCTGGGTTGGAACTGATGAAAATGGAGGAAAATTACTAGTAGAATTAGCAAAAAAAGTAGAAAATTCACTTACTCCATTAGGTTTTACTGTTGATAAACCGTTTAAACCTCATATCACAGTGTTTAGAATTAAAAACAAGATTGGAGATATTAGCAAAGAAATGGATAAATTCAAATTAATTGATTTTGGTATACAACAAATTTCAGAATTTAAACTTAAACAAAGTATTCTAAGTTCAAAAGGCCCCACTTATACTGATTTAATGGAGGTAAAAGCAATATCATGA